A window from Pseudomonas sp. MRSN 12121 encodes these proteins:
- a CDS encoding ABC transporter ATP-binding protein, with the protein MNALHSLQTLAVSIRAVRKVYGDPHSGPVALKSIDLDIRDNEFFTLLGPSGCGKTTLLRMIAGFEFPTQGEILLYGENIADRPPFQRPVNTVFQHYALFPHMSIAENLAFGLESRPMGQVLGKAQIAERVREMLALVQMERFATRKPSQLSGGQQQRVALARALAPHPKVLLLDEPLSALDLKLRQAMREELKSIQARTGITFIFVTHDQEEALTMSDRIAVLSEGEVQQVGRPEDIYERPRNRFVADFIGETNFIDASVTRVEAGLAWFAGPTGHPLPAQPCSELQVGASVALSVRPERLHLVPQGSEGALPCRIEAQVYLGTDLQYQVSLGDGSRLTVRTPNSVEQSQRFPLGSQAGLLFDRGSASVLLD; encoded by the coding sequence ATGAATGCCCTGCATTCGCTGCAAACGCTGGCTGTGTCCATTCGCGCCGTGCGCAAAGTCTACGGCGACCCGCACAGCGGACCGGTGGCGCTGAAAAGCATCGATCTGGATATCCGCGACAACGAATTCTTCACCCTCCTGGGCCCGTCCGGCTGCGGCAAGACCACCTTGCTGCGGATGATCGCCGGCTTCGAATTCCCGACCCAGGGCGAGATCCTGCTCTACGGCGAAAACATCGCCGACCGTCCGCCCTTCCAGCGCCCGGTCAATACGGTGTTCCAGCACTACGCCTTGTTCCCGCACATGAGCATCGCCGAGAACCTGGCCTTCGGCCTGGAATCCCGGCCGATGGGCCAGGTGCTGGGCAAGGCGCAGATCGCCGAACGGGTGCGCGAGATGCTCGCCCTGGTGCAGATGGAACGCTTCGCCACGCGCAAGCCGAGCCAACTGTCCGGCGGCCAGCAACAGCGGGTAGCCCTGGCCCGGGCCCTGGCGCCGCATCCCAAGGTGCTGCTGCTCGACGAACCGCTCTCGGCCCTGGACCTCAAGCTGCGCCAGGCCATGCGCGAGGAGCTGAAAAGCATCCAGGCGCGCACCGGCATCACCTTCATCTTCGTCACCCACGACCAGGAAGAAGCCCTGACCATGTCCGACCGCATCGCCGTGCTGTCGGAGGGCGAGGTGCAGCAGGTCGGCCGCCCGGAAGACATCTACGAACGCCCGCGCAACCGCTTCGTCGCCGACTTCATCGGCGAAACCAACTTCATCGACGCCAGCGTGACCCGTGTCGAGGCCGGCCTCGCCTGGTTCGCCGGGCCCACCGGGCACCCGCTGCCGGCGCAACCGTGCAGCGAGTTGCAGGTGGGCGCGAGCGTGGCCTTGTCGGTCCGCCCGGAACGCCTGCACCTGGTGCCGCAAGGCAGCGAAGGCGCCCTGCCCTGCCGGATCGAGGCGCAGGTCTACCTGGGCACCGACCTGCAATACCAGGTCAGCCTCGGCGACGGCTCGCGCCTCACGGTGCGCACGCCCAACAGCGTCGAGCAGAGCCAGCGCTTCCCGCTGGGCAGCCAGGCCGGCCTGCTGTTCGACCGCGGCAGCGCCAGCGTCCTGCTGGATTGA
- a CDS encoding ABC transporter permease, translated as MHTSSLSSTLERRKALHNFLGVSPALLAIALFLVVPILIVIGYSLMQANPYGGVDRIFSSDAYTALLFERQLDDSLVFTDSYLIIALRSIGIAGLTTLITLLIGFPVAVWLAMQPPQRRGLLIFLITVPFWANLLIRTYAWILLLRSSGVINNGLLDLGLIHEPLQMLYTDGAVLLGLVYTYAPFVVLPIYATLEKMDTRLLEAAQDLYAGRIRTLRKVVLPIARPGILAGAILTFVPCLGAMIAPELLGGGTRMMLGNLIFRQFSDARNWPFGAALSLVLMAAVMLVLILYALRAQRQRTAQGGV; from the coding sequence ATGCACACATCATCGCTCTCCTCCACCCTGGAACGGCGCAAGGCCCTGCACAACTTCCTCGGCGTCAGCCCGGCGCTGCTGGCCATCGCGCTGTTCCTGGTGGTGCCGATCCTGATCGTCATCGGCTATTCGCTGATGCAGGCCAACCCCTACGGCGGGGTCGACCGCATTTTCAGCAGCGACGCCTACACCGCCCTGTTGTTCGAGCGCCAGCTGGACGACAGCCTGGTCTTCACCGACTCCTACCTGATCATCGCCCTGCGCTCGATCGGCATCGCCGGCCTGACCACGCTCATCACCCTGCTGATCGGTTTCCCGGTGGCGGTGTGGCTGGCCATGCAGCCGCCGCAGCGGCGCGGCCTGCTGATCTTCCTGATCACCGTGCCGTTCTGGGCCAACCTGCTGATCCGCACCTACGCCTGGATCCTGCTGCTGCGCAGCAGCGGCGTGATCAACAATGGCCTGCTGGACCTGGGGCTGATCCACGAGCCGCTGCAAATGCTCTATACCGATGGCGCGGTGCTGCTGGGGCTGGTCTATACCTACGCGCCCTTCGTGGTCCTGCCGATCTACGCAACCCTGGAAAAAATGGACACCCGCCTGCTGGAGGCCGCCCAGGACCTGTACGCCGGGCGCATCCGCACCTTGCGCAAGGTGGTGCTGCCCATCGCCCGGCCGGGCATCCTGGCCGGCGCCATCCTCACTTTCGTGCCCTGCCTGGGCGCGATGATCGCCCCCGAGCTGCTGGGCGGCGGCACCCGGATGATGCTCGGCAACCTGATTTTCCGGCAGTTCAGCGATGCGCGTAACTGGCCATTCGGCGCCGCCCTGTCGCTGGTGCTGATGGCGGCGGTGATGCTGGTGCTGATCCTTTATGCGCTGCGCGCCCAGCGCCAGCGCACTGCCCAGGGAGGTGTGTGA
- a CDS encoding ABC transporter permease: protein MMRRLFKRNGLGVQDFPGFGGFSFLFYLYLYAPILVLVVFSFNANQSATVWSGFSLDWYRAAFANQALRSAAGNSLLIAVCASMIATAIATLAALGTSRGARFKGLQLSMGAIMLPLVLPEIVVGVATLALFSTLGLSLGYGNLIIAHTVFCIPFAYLPIRARLNDMDLSLEQAAADLYCGPWRTLRKVTLPLLMPGIVSGLMLAFIVSLDNFVISMMVSQAGTTTLPIFIFGLLRMGVTPDVNAVSTLILGVSVLFVSLSYLLGKKHA from the coding sequence GTGATGCGACGCCTGTTCAAGCGAAACGGCCTCGGCGTACAGGACTTTCCCGGCTTCGGCGGCTTCAGTTTCCTGTTCTACCTGTACCTCTACGCGCCGATCCTGGTGCTGGTGGTGTTCTCGTTCAACGCCAACCAGTCGGCCACGGTCTGGAGCGGTTTCAGCCTCGACTGGTACCGCGCGGCGTTCGCCAACCAGGCGCTGCGTTCGGCGGCCGGCAACAGCCTGCTGATCGCCGTGTGCGCCAGCATGATCGCCACCGCCATCGCCACCCTGGCGGCGCTGGGCACTTCCCGCGGCGCCAGGTTCAAGGGCCTGCAACTGTCCATGGGGGCGATCATGCTGCCGCTGGTGCTACCGGAAATCGTGGTCGGCGTGGCCACCCTGGCGCTGTTCTCCACCCTGGGCCTGTCCCTGGGCTACGGCAACCTGATCATCGCCCACACGGTGTTCTGCATCCCGTTCGCCTACCTGCCGATCCGCGCACGACTCAACGACATGGACCTGTCCCTGGAACAGGCCGCCGCCGACCTCTACTGCGGCCCGTGGCGCACCTTGCGCAAGGTCACCCTGCCGCTGCTGATGCCGGGCATCGTCTCCGGGCTGATGCTGGCCTTCATCGTCTCGCTGGATAACTTCGTGATCTCGATGATGGTCTCCCAGGCCGGCACCACCACCTTGCCGATCTTCATCTTCGGCCTGTTGCGCATGGGCGTGACACCCGACGTCAACGCCGTCTCGACCCTGATCCTGGGCGTCTCGGTGCTGTTCGTCAGCCTCTCTTACCTGCTGGGCAAGAAACACGCTTGA
- a CDS encoding extracellular solute-binding protein, whose protein sequence is MSKLIASLGTSLLLSLPLGVHAAEKLNVVSWSGYFSPQILAKFQKQTGIEVTVDSYDSNETLLAKLKQGGTGYDVAIPSHQFIPILIKEQLLERFDPVNEPYYAGLADNLKKPTWDPEGAYSVPFIWGTTSVVLDTQRYQGPADSYKVLYEPPAELQGRINMFDSVSDVIDMASLYLDIPLCSEDPKQMQQVLALLKAQKPFVKTYSSKAGSIRENLASGEIDMSMFWGGSSMRAREMKPSLKYLYPKEGVLAWVDNMVIPKGSRNPANARAFIAFLSQPENAAMTQNFLKHQSPVKGVEPFLDAGLKDAPELHIPEGTKVVFSQTCGEGAIRLADRLWTNLMR, encoded by the coding sequence ATGAGCAAGTTGATCGCAAGCCTCGGCACCTCGTTGCTGCTGAGCCTGCCACTGGGCGTGCACGCCGCCGAGAAACTCAACGTGGTGAGCTGGAGCGGCTACTTCTCGCCGCAAATCCTCGCCAAGTTCCAGAAGCAGACCGGCATCGAGGTCACAGTGGATTCCTACGATTCCAACGAGACCCTGCTGGCCAAGCTGAAACAGGGCGGCACCGGCTACGACGTGGCGATTCCGTCGCACCAGTTCATCCCGATCCTGATCAAGGAACAATTGCTGGAGCGTTTCGACCCGGTCAACGAACCCTATTACGCCGGCCTCGCCGACAACCTGAAAAAGCCCACCTGGGACCCCGAAGGCGCCTACTCCGTGCCCTTCATCTGGGGCACCACCAGCGTGGTGCTCGACACCCAGCGCTACCAGGGCCCGGCCGACAGCTACAAGGTGCTCTACGAGCCGCCGGCCGAACTGCAGGGCCGGATCAACATGTTCGACTCGGTCAGCGACGTGATCGACATGGCCAGCCTGTACCTGGACATCCCGCTGTGCAGCGAAGACCCCAAGCAGATGCAACAGGTGCTGGCGCTGCTCAAGGCGCAGAAACCTTTCGTCAAGACCTACAGCTCCAAGGCCGGCTCGATCCGCGAGAACCTGGCCTCGGGCGAGATCGACATGTCGATGTTCTGGGGCGGCTCGTCGATGCGTGCCCGGGAGATGAAACCCAGCCTGAAATACCTCTACCCCAAGGAGGGCGTGCTGGCCTGGGTCGACAATATGGTCATCCCCAAGGGCAGCCGCAACCCGGCGAACGCCAGGGCCTTCATCGCCTTCCTCAGCCAGCCTGAAAACGCTGCGATGACCCAGAATTTCCTCAAGCACCAGAGCCCGGTCAAGGGTGTGGAGCCCTTCCTCGACGCCGGCCTCAAGGACGCGCCCGAACTGCACATTCCCGAAGGCACCAAGGTGGTGTTCAGCCAGACCTGCGGCGAAGGCGCGATCCGCCTCGCCGACCGCCTGTGGACCAACCTGATGCGTTGA
- a CDS encoding amidase: MTSNPLSELVLLQAHELAERIRLRHVSCREVMQAYLAHIEHFNPRVNALISLQPAEQLLAQADARDAELARGHYRGWMHGLPHAIKDLSLTQGIRTTLGSPLYKDFVPARDGIMVERIKAAGAILIGKTNTPEFGLGSQSYNPLFGATACAFDAAKTAGGSSGGAAAALAMHLVPVADGSDMMGSLRNPAAFNNVIGLRPSQGRVPFDDSSDLFFDQLGYEGPMGRSVRDTALLLSVQAGADARAPLSIAESGAAFAAPLERDFKGTRLGWLGNFNGYLPMEPGLLALCEKTFADFESLGCHVEAVQPDFAMPQLWDCWRTLRHWMVAGALGAAYADPQKRALLKPEACWEVENGLKLSAAEVFAASALRSDWYRAISRLFERFDYLLLPSAQVFPFDKTLAWPGAIDGVAMDTYHRWMEVVIPGTLSGCPVASVQAGFNKDGLPMGLQIIGKHQADFAVLQLAHAYEQASRWFQRCPSPLLQE; the protein is encoded by the coding sequence ATGACTTCCAACCCCCTCAGCGAACTGGTCCTGCTGCAGGCCCATGAACTCGCCGAACGCATTCGCCTGCGCCACGTCTCCTGCCGCGAGGTGATGCAGGCCTACCTGGCCCATATCGAGCACTTCAACCCCCGGGTCAACGCGCTGATCAGCCTGCAACCGGCCGAACAACTGCTGGCCCAGGCCGACGCGCGCGACGCCGAACTGGCCCGCGGGCACTACCGCGGCTGGATGCACGGCCTGCCCCATGCGATCAAGGACCTGTCCCTGACCCAGGGCATCCGCACCACCCTCGGCTCGCCGCTGTACAAGGACTTCGTGCCCGCCCGCGACGGCATCATGGTCGAGCGGATCAAGGCCGCCGGGGCCATCCTCATCGGCAAGACCAACACCCCGGAGTTCGGCCTCGGCTCGCAAAGCTACAACCCGCTGTTCGGTGCCACCGCCTGCGCCTTCGACGCCGCCAAGACCGCCGGCGGCAGCAGCGGTGGCGCCGCCGCGGCGCTGGCCATGCACCTGGTGCCGGTGGCCGACGGCAGCGACATGATGGGCTCGCTGCGCAACCCGGCGGCGTTCAACAACGTCATCGGCTTGCGCCCGTCCCAGGGCCGCGTGCCCTTCGACGACAGCAGCGACCTGTTCTTCGACCAGCTGGGCTACGAAGGCCCCATGGGCCGCAGCGTGCGCGACACCGCGCTGCTGCTGTCGGTACAGGCCGGTGCCGATGCCCGGGCGCCGCTGTCGATCGCCGAGTCCGGCGCCGCCTTCGCTGCCCCGCTGGAGCGCGACTTCAAGGGCACCCGGCTGGGCTGGCTGGGGAATTTCAACGGCTACCTGCCGATGGAGCCGGGCCTGCTCGCCCTGTGCGAGAAAACCTTCGCCGACTTCGAAAGCCTGGGCTGCCATGTCGAAGCGGTACAACCCGATTTCGCCATGCCGCAACTGTGGGACTGCTGGCGCACCCTGCGCCACTGGATGGTCGCCGGCGCCCTGGGCGCGGCCTACGCCGACCCGCAAAAACGCGCGCTGTTGAAACCGGAGGCCTGCTGGGAGGTGGAAAACGGCCTGAAGCTGTCGGCCGCCGAGGTGTTCGCCGCCTCGGCGCTGCGCAGCGACTGGTACCGGGCCATTTCCCGGCTGTTCGAGAGGTTCGACTACCTGCTGCTGCCCAGTGCCCAGGTCTTTCCTTTCGACAAGACCCTGGCCTGGCCCGGCGCCATCGACGGCGTGGCGATGGACACTTATCACCGCTGGATGGAAGTGGTGATCCCCGGCACCCTGTCCGGCTGCCCGGTGGCCAGCGTCCAGGCCGGCTTCAATAAAGACGGGCTGCCCATGGGGCTGCAGATCATCGGCAAACACCAGGCCGACTTCGCCGTCCTGCAACTGGCCCACGCCTACGAACAGGCCAGCCGCTGGTTCCAGCGTTGCCCATCGCCGCTGCTACAGGAGTGA
- a CDS encoding DMT family transporter: MTSRTSLAAGVALAIFATLSWSLNFIAPYVTGAYSIHDLMALRFLLAGAIGAVLLVTHRAGLRFIRPGWKLVSLGLGIAGYLGYSTSIAIGVVFGGPLLTPSLIAMVPILLALLGNAHYQTLAWKRLAVPLVLLGTGLGLIHLSAATQAMASPRGLMIGLAASIIAVLLWLLFSLLNQKALHVIPAASVGAWTGLMMSGGALGTLCLVPIGLMLGVFRLPALGFGLEHAGWLYAWALAIALFSSVAGAWAWNQATRRLPMVLSGQLVSLESLFATLLGLAFHGRWPTPVEALGFAAILLGVLLAVREILSAETACGEAFSRA, from the coding sequence ATGACTTCCCGAACCTCCCTGGCCGCCGGCGTGGCCCTAGCCATTTTCGCCACCTTGAGCTGGTCGCTGAACTTTATCGCACCCTATGTCACGGGGGCCTACAGCATTCATGACCTGATGGCGCTGAGGTTTCTGCTGGCGGGGGCGATAGGCGCGGTGCTGCTCGTGACCCACCGGGCAGGGCTCAGGTTTATCCGGCCCGGCTGGAAGCTGGTTTCCCTGGGGCTCGGCATCGCTGGCTACCTGGGCTACAGCACCAGTATCGCCATCGGTGTGGTATTCGGCGGGCCGCTGCTGACCCCTTCGTTGATCGCCATGGTGCCGATCCTGCTGGCGCTGCTGGGCAACGCCCACTACCAGACGCTGGCCTGGAAGCGTTTGGCAGTGCCGTTGGTATTGCTCGGGACAGGGCTGGGGTTGATTCATCTCAGCGCGGCGACTCAGGCCATGGCATCGCCGCGCGGCCTGATGATCGGTCTGGCCGCCTCGATCATCGCCGTCCTGCTGTGGCTGCTGTTCAGCCTGCTCAACCAGAAAGCGCTGCATGTGATTCCCGCCGCGTCGGTCGGTGCCTGGACCGGGTTGATGATGAGCGGCGGGGCGTTGGGCACGCTGTGCCTGGTGCCCATCGGGCTGATGCTGGGGGTATTCAGGTTGCCGGCCCTGGGCTTTGGCCTTGAGCACGCGGGGTGGTTGTACGCGTGGGCGCTGGCCATTGCACTGTTTTCCTCGGTGGCCGGAGCGTGGGCCTGGAACCAGGCGACGCGGCGCTTGCCCATGGTGCTTTCCGGGCAACTGGTTTCGCTGGAATCGCTGTTCGCCACGCTGCTGGGACTGGCATTCCATGGACGCTGGCCGACGCCGGTCGAGGCGCTGGGGTTCGCGGCGATTCTTTTGGGCGTGCTGCTGGCGGTGCGGGAAATCCTCTCGGCCGAAACGGCCTGCGGCGAGGCTTTTTCCCGGGCATAA
- a CDS encoding LysR substrate-binding domain-containing protein, which translates to MNPLGKALPPLSSLLPFEAAARLGSFSRAADELHLTQAAISRQIRGLEENLGVKLFCRRNRAVFLTPEGYELSNVVSAALQNIRSSAEGLRGASRKHQVVLLCQLCEAFYWLMPRLSLFHQRHAQIEIQVVTTTRPLTEFDGSFDVALQSTGKASGPHALAFTASDEVFPVCSPGYLRGAAMPLTLSDLQRHTLLHHRTTPPNLMEWDSWLRRLGHTLADGTRSMVFDNYPMMLQAAVEGHGIAMGWSRTADRLIESAALIRPCLESVPLPNALSIYVHERDPQRSETQALVQWLRDELQGDEPGASI; encoded by the coding sequence ATGAATCCGCTCGGCAAGGCCCTTCCTCCACTGTCCAGCCTGCTGCCCTTCGAAGCGGCTGCCCGCCTGGGCAGCTTTTCCCGGGCGGCGGACGAATTGCACCTCACCCAGGCGGCCATCAGCCGGCAGATCCGCGGCCTGGAAGAAAACCTGGGAGTGAAGCTGTTCTGCCGCCGGAACCGGGCGGTCTTCCTGACGCCGGAAGGCTACGAGCTGTCCAACGTCGTCAGCGCCGCACTGCAAAACATTCGCAGCAGCGCCGAGGGGCTGCGGGGGGCCTCCCGCAAGCACCAGGTCGTCCTCCTGTGCCAGCTGTGCGAAGCCTTCTACTGGCTGATGCCGCGCCTCTCGCTGTTTCACCAGCGCCACGCACAGATCGAGATCCAAGTGGTGACCACCACCCGGCCCCTGACCGAATTCGATGGATCGTTCGACGTCGCCCTGCAAAGCACCGGCAAGGCCAGCGGCCCGCATGCCCTGGCGTTTACCGCCTCGGACGAAGTGTTTCCGGTGTGCAGCCCGGGCTATCTGCGCGGTGCGGCCATGCCGCTGACTCTGTCGGACCTGCAGCGGCATACGCTGCTGCACCATCGCACGACCCCACCCAACCTGATGGAGTGGGACAGCTGGCTGCGCAGGCTCGGACATACCCTGGCCGACGGCACCCGCAGCATGGTGTTCGACAACTACCCGATGATGTTGCAAGCCGCCGTCGAAGGGCACGGCATCGCCATGGGCTGGAGCCGGACCGCCGACCGCCTGATCGAAAGCGCAGCGTTGATCAGGCCCTGCCTGGAAAGCGTACCGCTGCCCAATGCCTTGTCGATCTACGTCCACGAGCGCGACCCGCAACGGAGCGAGACCCAGGCCCTGGTCCAGTGGCTACGGGACGAATTGCAGGGCGATGAGCCTGGCGCCTCCATCTAA
- the ggt gene encoding gamma-glutamyltransferase: MFSTLNPRHRRLTSCSLIAVALTLAACNASAPSHTALPPPPEVASGYRTDLRVQHADRHMAAAANPLAAEAGREMLRQGGSAIDAAIAMQAVLTLVEPQSSGIGGGALIVLWDGKAVRTYDGRETAPAGATEKLFLQADGKPMPFPQAQIGGRSVGTPGVLRALELAHEKHGRLPWAQLFEPAIKLAEQGFPISPRLHGLLVADPYLAQSPDMAAYFLNADGTPKAVGTLLKNPQLAAVLKRIAAEGPDALYKGPVAREIVAKVQGHANPGSLSLNDLQGYRAKEREPLCTDYKRWQVCGMPPPSSGGIALAQILGTLQALEARDPRYALPPLKPTKTHLPAGLEPAPEAVHLIAEAERLAYADRALYVADSDFAPVPIAGLVAPQYLAQRAALIGARSMGKAEPGKPQGVQVAYAPDRSPLRISTSQVVAVDDLGGAVSMTTTVEAAFGSHLMVQGFLLNNQMTDFSFIPEENGQPVANRVQPGKRPRSSMAPTLIFDRASGELLATVGSPGGSQIIEYVAKSVIGMLDWNLDPQAAISLPNFGSRNGPTELEQGQFTPALKAALKAKGHEVSDIDMTSGTQAIVRVRDAQGKTSWAGGADPRREGAALGD, encoded by the coding sequence GTGTTCTCGACCCTCAATCCGCGTCACCGCCGGCTTACCAGTTGCTCGCTGATAGCCGTCGCCCTCACCCTCGCCGCTTGCAACGCCTCCGCCCCTTCCCACACAGCCCTGCCCCCGCCGCCCGAAGTCGCGTCGGGCTACCGCACCGACCTGCGCGTGCAGCACGCCGACCGGCACATGGCCGCGGCCGCCAACCCGCTGGCCGCCGAAGCCGGGCGCGAGATGTTGCGCCAGGGTGGTTCGGCCATCGACGCGGCGATTGCCATGCAAGCGGTGCTGACCCTGGTGGAACCACAGTCGTCGGGCATCGGCGGCGGCGCCTTGATCGTGCTCTGGGACGGCAAGGCGGTGCGCACTTACGACGGTCGCGAAACCGCGCCGGCCGGGGCCACCGAGAAGCTGTTCCTGCAGGCCGACGGCAAACCCATGCCCTTCCCCCAGGCGCAGATCGGCGGGCGCTCGGTGGGTACGCCGGGGGTGTTGCGCGCCCTGGAACTGGCGCATGAAAAACACGGACGCCTGCCTTGGGCGCAGTTGTTCGAGCCGGCGATCAAGCTGGCCGAACAGGGCTTCCCGATTTCGCCGCGCCTGCACGGCCTGCTCGTCGCCGACCCGTACCTGGCGCAATCGCCGGACATGGCCGCCTACTTCCTGAATGCCGACGGCACGCCGAAAGCCGTCGGCACCCTGCTGAAAAACCCGCAGCTGGCCGCCGTGCTCAAGCGCATCGCCGCGGAAGGTCCGGACGCCCTGTACAAGGGCCCGGTGGCACGGGAAATCGTGGCCAAGGTGCAAGGCCACGCCAACCCGGGCAGCCTGTCGCTCAACGACCTGCAAGGCTACCGCGCCAAGGAGCGCGAGCCACTGTGCACCGACTACAAGCGCTGGCAGGTCTGCGGCATGCCGCCGCCGTCGTCGGGCGGCATCGCCCTGGCGCAGATCCTCGGCACCTTGCAGGCGCTGGAAGCCCGCGACCCGCGCTATGCGCTGCCGCCCTTGAAGCCGACCAAGACCCACCTGCCCGCCGGCCTGGAACCGGCGCCTGAAGCCGTGCACCTGATCGCCGAAGCCGAGCGCCTGGCCTATGCCGACCGCGCGCTGTACGTGGCGGATTCGGACTTCGCCCCGGTGCCGATCGCCGGCCTGGTCGCCCCGCAGTACCTGGCCCAGCGCGCGGCCCTGATCGGCGCGCGCAGCATGGGCAAGGCCGAACCCGGCAAGCCCCAGGGCGTGCAGGTGGCCTACGCCCCGGACCGCTCGCCGCTGCGCATCTCCACCTCGCAAGTGGTGGCGGTGGACGACCTCGGTGGCGCGGTGTCGATGACCACCACCGTGGAAGCGGCCTTCGGCTCGCACCTGATGGTCCAGGGCTTCCTGCTCAACAACCAGATGACCGACTTTTCCTTCATTCCCGAAGAGAACGGCCAGCCGGTGGCCAACCGCGTGCAGCCGGGCAAGCGCCCGCGCTCGTCCATGGCGCCGACGCTGATCTTCGACCGCGCCAGCGGCGAGCTGCTGGCCACCGTTGGCTCGCCGGGCGGTTCGCAGATCATCGAGTACGTGGCCAAGTCGGTGATCGGCATGCTCGACTGGAACCTCGATCCGCAAGCGGCGATCAGCCTGCCCAACTTCGGCAGCCGCAACGGCCCCACCGAGCTGGAGCAAGGGCAATTCACCCCGGCGCTGAAAGCGGCGCTGAAGGCCAAGGGGCACGAAGTGAGCGATATCGACATGACCAGCGGCACCCAGGCGATCGTCCGGGTCCGCGACGCCCAGGGCAAAACCTCCTGGGCCGGAGGCGCCGACCCACGGCGTGAAGGGGCGGCGCTGGGGGATTGA
- a CDS encoding DUF3077 domain-containing protein: MEHTLNPSPSSLHTLGEITFAHCGEGQRPLLRVNADVPLGDALEHASLLLHLAKQLTLDAAMEPQADRYAWATHYLGEMGKAVMDDVHTAMTAGA, translated from the coding sequence ATGGAACACACCCTCAATCCGTCCCCCTCATCCCTGCACACCCTCGGCGAAATAACCTTTGCCCATTGTGGCGAAGGCCAACGCCCGCTCCTGCGGGTCAACGCCGACGTGCCCCTGGGCGATGCCCTGGAACATGCCTCGCTGCTGCTACATCTGGCAAAACAGTTGACCCTGGACGCGGCCATGGAGCCGCAGGCGGACCGCTATGCTTGGGCGACACATTACCTGGGTGAGATGGGTAAAGCGGTGATGGATGACGTGCACACCGCGATGACGGCAGGCGCCTGA
- a CDS encoding type II toxin-antitoxin system HigB family toxin: MRIIAVSHLKTFWKQYPDAEQPLLAWIDEARSAHWSSPAQIKEQFRSASILKSRRVVFNIKGNDYRLVVAVAYRYSALYIKFVGTHPQYDAIDADSVEME, translated from the coding sequence ATGAGGATTATCGCCGTCAGTCATTTGAAGACGTTCTGGAAGCAGTATCCGGATGCCGAGCAACCGCTTCTGGCCTGGATCGATGAAGCGCGCAGTGCCCACTGGTCCAGCCCGGCACAGATCAAGGAGCAGTTTCGCAGCGCCAGCATTCTCAAGAGCCGTCGAGTGGTGTTCAACATCAAAGGCAATGACTACCGGCTGGTGGTGGCCGTGGCTTACCGCTACAGCGCCCTCTACATCAAGTTCGTTGGCACTCACCCGCAGTACGATGCCATCGACGCCGACAGCGTTGAAATGGAGTAA
- a CDS encoding type II toxin-antitoxin system HigA family antitoxin has protein sequence MQIRPIHTDQDYRAALKQVSVLFDNEPEPGTPEGDYFDVMITLIEAYEARQFPVDLPNPIEAIKFRMEQSGLSAADLAPAIGRTNRVYEVLNGKRALTLPMIWKLHQLFGIPAQSLIKPGKSV, from the coding sequence ATGCAGATTCGCCCCATTCACACCGACCAGGATTACCGTGCGGCCCTCAAGCAGGTGTCCGTGCTATTCGATAACGAGCCGGAACCCGGCACCCCGGAAGGCGATTACTTCGACGTGATGATCACCCTGATCGAAGCCTATGAAGCCCGGCAGTTCCCCGTCGACCTGCCCAACCCGATCGAGGCCATCAAGTTCCGCATGGAGCAATCGGGCCTGTCGGCCGCCGACCTGGCCCCGGCCATTGGCCGCACCAACCGGGTCTACGAAGTGCTCAACGGCAAGCGCGCCCTGACCCTGCCGATGATCTGGAAGCTGCACCAATTGTTCGGCATCCCCGCCCAGAGCCTGATCAAGCCGGGGAAGTCGGTCTGA